From a region of the Salinispira pacifica genome:
- a CDS encoding phosphate/phosphite/phosphonate ABC transporter substrate-binding protein, translated as MKNAGMAVFVLLTAAVLMFAGCAGGEAELGSEENPIVWSFVPSGEMEQVAAGADEIASLLNEETGLFFDTNVATEYAGVIEALAADPPSAHMASLATFSYIKAADMGVAEAALVAVRYGSPTYAGQIIARADSDINSVADLKGKTFGRPDPLSTSGWIVPMLTMKAEGIDYQTDLEEVVDTGSHNNVVTAVYNGEVDAGATFDDARGNVEDDLEDVREVVKVIATSAPIPNDGVQFSPSVPEEIREQIVEALLAIAATDDGQEALSTAYSWNELIRRDDSFYDPFRQTLQRAGMDVDDIQ; from the coding sequence ATGAAAAATGCAGGAATGGCAGTATTCGTGCTGTTGACCGCTGCAGTTTTGATGTTCGCAGGATGTGCCGGCGGAGAAGCCGAGCTTGGAAGCGAAGAGAATCCCATCGTATGGTCCTTCGTACCCTCGGGAGAAATGGAGCAGGTAGCCGCTGGTGCCGATGAGATTGCATCTCTTCTGAATGAAGAAACCGGACTGTTTTTCGATACCAACGTGGCCACCGAGTATGCCGGGGTAATTGAGGCACTTGCAGCCGATCCCCCCAGCGCACACATGGCATCCCTTGCCACGTTCTCATATATCAAAGCCGCCGACATGGGCGTGGCGGAGGCCGCTCTGGTTGCAGTCCGATACGGTTCACCCACCTATGCGGGACAGATTATCGCCCGTGCGGATTCTGATATTAACAGCGTAGCCGACCTGAAAGGCAAAACGTTCGGACGTCCCGACCCCCTGTCCACCTCCGGCTGGATTGTTCCCATGCTCACCATGAAGGCTGAGGGAATTGATTATCAGACCGATCTGGAAGAAGTGGTGGACACTGGAAGCCACAACAACGTGGTAACCGCCGTTTACAACGGGGAAGTTGACGCAGGCGCCACCTTCGACGATGCCCGGGGCAACGTGGAAGATGACCTGGAAGATGTCCGGGAAGTTGTGAAGGTAATCGCCACCTCCGCACCCATCCCCAACGACGGTGTACAGTTTTCACCCTCCGTTCCCGAAGAGATCCGCGAACAGATCGTGGAAGCGCTTCTTGCCATCGCCGCAACAGATGACGGTCAGGAAGCTTTGAGCACAGCATACTCCTGGAATGAGCTGATCCGCAGAGATGACAGCTTCTACGATCCTTTCCGACAGACCCTTCAGCGGGCGGGAATGGACGTTGACGACATCCAGTAA
- a CDS encoding HEPN domain-containing protein, with translation MKKLTGKWLEYSANDLAAARTLYQSSKPSFEIIAYHCQQSAEKNLKAILIEHNLTVPRTHGLKIVLQETSKISD, from the coding sequence GTGAAGAAGCTCACCGGTAAATGGCTGGAGTATTCCGCAAATGATTTAGCAGCTGCACGGACCTTGTATCAATCTTCAAAACCTTCATTCGAAATAATTGCGTACCATTGTCAGCAATCTGCTGAAAAGAATTTGAAAGCGATTCTGATAGAACACAATTTGACTGTACCGCGCACTCATGGCTTAAAGATTGTCCTTCAGGAAACCTCCAAGATTTCTGATTAA
- a CDS encoding rhodanese-like domain-containing protein yields MYSTIDAETLKQKLDSNEKLHLVEVLAEKEFKRLHIPGAEHIQFGQIAGEAKKRFQKEDEIIVYCADTECSASPTAAKKLDDIGFTNVFDFVGGKKAWKEAGFPMEGEEA; encoded by the coding sequence ATGTATAGTACAATTGATGCTGAAACACTGAAACAGAAACTTGATTCCAATGAAAAACTCCATCTGGTTGAAGTATTGGCCGAGAAGGAGTTTAAGCGTCTGCACATTCCCGGAGCCGAACATATCCAGTTCGGCCAGATTGCCGGAGAAGCCAAGAAGCGGTTTCAGAAGGAAGACGAGATAATCGTCTACTGTGCGGACACCGAATGCAGCGCCAGCCCCACGGCGGCAAAAAAACTGGATGATATCGGGTTCACCAATGTATTTGACTTTGTCGGCGGTAAAAAGGCCTGGAAGGAAGCAGGATTTCCCATGGAAGGGGAAGAGGCGTAA
- a CDS encoding type II toxin-antitoxin system RelE/ParE family toxin → MIPYGVGCIVAYDQRVHFLPEFEAQWKKLGLNDNDQRDLEAFLCENPETGDVIQGTGGLRKLRWALPATGKSGGARVLYVDFAFFETIYLVTCFGKTTKINLTQDEKKQIKRVVDQLKTQQRRKLDE, encoded by the coding sequence TTGATACCCTACGGAGTAGGGTGTATAGTAGCATATGACCAGAGAGTTCATTTTTTACCGGAATTTGAAGCACAATGGAAAAAACTCGGGCTGAATGACAATGACCAAAGAGACTTGGAAGCATTTCTGTGCGAAAACCCTGAAACAGGAGATGTAATCCAGGGTACCGGCGGGCTTCGAAAGCTTCGCTGGGCGCTTCCTGCTACTGGAAAAAGCGGCGGAGCGCGGGTTTTGTATGTTGATTTTGCGTTTTTTGAGACCATATACCTGGTCACCTGCTTTGGTAAAACGACCAAGATCAACCTAACCCAGGATGAAAAGAAACAGATTAAACGCGTAGTTGATCAGCTGAAGACTCAGCAGAGGAGAAAGTTAGATGAGTGA
- a CDS encoding helix-turn-helix domain-containing protein: MPQPLKFQPKPLPVSIDDIGKRIANARKGNGLTQNDLAEQLGITRESVAAYESGRVRLSDEMIIRLSVALGISSDQLLGLTEIEQTHSHLSLRITRRMRELDRLPENKKKTILQVLDDLIRANS; this comes from the coding sequence ATGCCACAGCCGCTAAAATTCCAGCCGAAACCACTGCCTGTTTCAATCGATGACATTGGCAAGCGAATTGCCAATGCGAGGAAAGGCAATGGGCTGACCCAGAATGACCTGGCTGAGCAGCTGGGAATTACCAGAGAAAGCGTTGCCGCCTATGAGTCAGGCAGAGTGCGCCTTTCGGATGAAATGATTATCCGCCTTTCTGTTGCCCTGGGCATATCCTCTGATCAACTGCTGGGGCTTACCGAGATTGAGCAAACACATTCCCACCTCAGCCTGAGGATTACCCGCCGTATGCGGGAACTTGATAGACTTCCAGAGAACAAAAAAAAGACCATCCTGCAAGTCCTGGATGACCTGATCCGCGCCAATTCCTGA
- a CDS encoding helix-turn-helix domain-containing protein, with amino-acid sequence MSEAHTVFSSIMTGLNEAIEYQKGNLKGVKRRAVTISPLPNYTAETIRAIRNTLNLSQIVFAKALGVSTKTIEAWESGRNKPQGPALRMLQLLETDTRVLEEHDIICV; translated from the coding sequence ATGAGTGAAGCACATACCGTTTTTTCAAGCATCATGACTGGGCTGAATGAAGCCATTGAATATCAGAAAGGGAATCTCAAGGGAGTAAAACGGCGAGCCGTTACGATCTCTCCATTGCCCAACTATACCGCAGAAACGATTCGCGCCATTAGAAATACCCTCAACCTCTCCCAAATCGTCTTTGCAAAAGCCTTAGGTGTTTCCACGAAAACGATTGAGGCATGGGAATCCGGCCGCAATAAGCCGCAGGGTCCGGCTTTGAGAATGCTCCAACTTCTCGAAACAGACACCAGGGTACTGGAAGAACATGACATCATCTGCGTCTAA
- a CDS encoding NADase-type glycan-binding domain-containing protein — translation MKIEKKILILALISFTVVSVIFADGDPIFNQRYVGEFSEVIISESAVTYINKAGIPGIPEEITVSPYSVVEKDNVPFVVDAEGSIKFLVLQNDELQKLYIQDFRGNIANGVAEEIYRPRAEDFVTPWDLTASSFLIEGETEYLPENLSRIRLNEPWVEGVPGNGIGEWIEFSMGPFEGFYLFNGFISFDKPDLYTRNSRVKTFRVYDLTAGDNWVIELDDTPSPQFFSLEGRQRHKIRLVIEVVYEGTQYEDTCLAGILLRRRF, via the coding sequence ATGAAGATAGAGAAGAAGATTCTTATATTGGCTTTAATTTCGTTTACTGTGGTTTCTGTTATTTTTGCCGATGGCGATCCTATATTCAATCAAAGATATGTAGGAGAATTCTCGGAGGTCATCATTTCAGAATCAGCGGTAACTTATATTAATAAAGCAGGGATACCTGGAATTCCTGAGGAGATAACCGTTTCTCCGTATAGTGTAGTTGAAAAGGATAATGTCCCCTTTGTTGTCGATGCGGAAGGCTCAATCAAATTTCTAGTTCTTCAAAATGATGAACTACAGAAACTCTATATTCAGGATTTTCGGGGGAATATTGCGAATGGTGTAGCTGAAGAAATCTACCGGCCAAGAGCTGAGGATTTTGTAACTCCATGGGACTTGACTGCTTCATCATTTTTGATCGAAGGAGAAACTGAGTATTTACCTGAAAATTTGTCGCGTATTCGCCTAAATGAACCGTGGGTAGAAGGTGTACCAGGAAACGGTATAGGTGAATGGATAGAATTTTCTATGGGACCATTTGAAGGATTTTATCTCTTCAATGGGTTTATTTCTTTCGATAAACCCGACCTGTATACCCGGAACAGCCGGGTGAAAACCTTCAGAGTTTATGACTTAACAGCAGGAGATAATTGGGTTATTGAGCTGGATGATACTCCGAGTCCGCAATTTTTTAGTCTGGAAGGAAGACAGCGCCATAAAATTAGACTCGTAATCGAAGTTGTTTATGAAGGAACTCAGTATGAAGACACGTGCTTAGCCGGAATACTTCTACGGCGAAGGTTCTAA
- a CDS encoding histidine kinase dimerization/phosphoacceptor domain -containing protein, translating to METGKVYLREEGRSVTVVHPDAGLEVPEHIQNKWQNLVDLISSIFQVPSSLVMRVDTRSIEVFLKSSNADNPYRAGDKEVLGHGLYCETAIGRDEMLEIPDALKNIPWKDNPDMKLGMMSYLGYPLKWPDGSVFGTICALDSKPRNFEGDMKQLMAVFSSIIESDLKSIYDYSQLNDENRRLDTMIREIHHRIKNNLNTVISYMQLKKNASEETVQQLVGDIEVRMRAFAGLHEKIYRSISLNPDFSDYIQNLAREALTAMGRDDIDLSLKVDNITGSQFSLDAGMVVAELITNSVKYALPAGDSTGNPPVSEDLRISLEILADRGRVHMRYSDYGPGISDTHSQGFGMVMFEGFAQRYDGEFALSGDAQIIWEFRNLLPG from the coding sequence GTGGAAACAGGAAAGGTGTACCTCCGGGAAGAAGGGCGCTCAGTTACGGTGGTGCACCCGGATGCCGGCCTTGAGGTGCCAGAACACATCCAAAACAAATGGCAGAACCTGGTGGACCTGATCAGCTCCATTTTCCAGGTACCCTCTTCGCTGGTAATGCGGGTTGATACCCGGAGCATAGAAGTGTTTCTGAAAAGCAGCAATGCCGATAATCCCTACCGGGCCGGGGATAAAGAGGTGCTGGGCCACGGTCTTTATTGCGAAACGGCCATCGGGAGAGATGAAATGCTGGAGATCCCCGATGCGTTGAAAAATATCCCCTGGAAAGATAACCCCGACATGAAGCTGGGGATGATGAGCTATCTGGGGTACCCTTTAAAATGGCCTGACGGGTCGGTGTTCGGTACCATATGCGCCCTGGATTCCAAACCCCGAAATTTCGAGGGCGACATGAAACAGCTCATGGCCGTATTTTCCTCCATCATTGAATCGGATCTGAAAAGCATATATGACTACAGTCAGCTCAACGATGAAAACCGGCGGCTGGATACCATGATCCGGGAAATACATCATCGAATAAAGAACAACCTGAACACCGTGATCTCTTACATGCAGCTGAAAAAAAACGCTTCAGAAGAGACGGTTCAGCAGCTTGTGGGGGACATAGAGGTTCGCATGCGTGCCTTTGCAGGACTTCATGAAAAAATCTATCGTTCCATTTCCCTGAACCCCGACTTCTCCGATTATATTCAAAACCTGGCCCGGGAAGCCTTAACGGCCATGGGCAGGGATGACATCGACCTTTCTCTCAAGGTGGATAACATCACCGGCTCTCAGTTCAGTCTGGATGCGGGCATGGTGGTGGCCGAACTGATTACCAACTCGGTGAAATACGCTCTTCCTGCCGGTGACAGTACCGGCAATCCGCCCGTTTCTGAAGATCTGCGCATATCGCTTGAAATACTGGCGGACCGGGGCCGGGTCCATATGAGGTACAGCGATTACGGTCCGGGGATATCCGATACACACTCCCAGGGCTTCGGAATGGTGATGTTTGAAGGCTTCGCCCAGCGCTACGATGGTGAGTTTGCCCTCTCGGGGGATGCCCAAATTATCTGGGAATTCCGGAACCTTCTGCCGGGGTGA
- the phnE gene encoding phosphonate ABC transporter, permease protein PhnE — protein sequence MRSGKLDTTVIASPLPPLFTALSSFILPGLGQLISRQVHRGLLMFASLASMFGIFLTRLASIASDYNVEGAGRILGKSFQHYPGFSVLIIFSLSLLYLWIIVDAYRLARYRKKQKNTGFWLVLLGFFTLGHQLSEIDMVRLVTNFPEASQKMSKILWPWEAAVEYDEELIRASARILVSEEGELPANPSAAPGEPDISIEPRRGSLGTVDENYNQVPGSQVTIQGSGFTPNTFTEIWWIDDTGEEFRPRSEGRYVGAVTDENGNFELTMNLPFANTVIGADGAEYHRIDARQVFQVGAPKFSRDLGMILSRMLETIFMGMMATVFGIIFSIPISFLAARNIMQGSKFTMTIYYLTRILLNIVRSIEPLIWAIIAVVWVGLGPFAGIIALTIHSIAALGKLYSEAIEGIDHGPIEAIQATGATRLQTIVFAVIPQMISPFVSFSIYRWDINVRMSTIIGLVGGGGIGFLLVQYTRLLEYELAGIAVWFIAITVAILDYVSAEIRARFV from the coding sequence ATGAGATCCGGCAAACTGGATACCACGGTTATCGCAAGTCCCCTTCCTCCGCTGTTCACCGCATTGAGCTCCTTCATCCTTCCGGGTCTGGGACAGCTGATCAGTCGGCAGGTTCACCGGGGGCTTCTCATGTTCGCCTCCCTGGCAAGCATGTTCGGCATTTTTCTCACCCGCCTCGCCTCAATAGCTTCGGATTACAACGTGGAAGGGGCGGGGAGGATTCTGGGCAAATCATTTCAGCACTACCCGGGCTTCAGTGTGCTGATTATCTTTTCCCTTTCATTGCTGTATCTCTGGATTATTGTTGATGCCTACCGCCTGGCCAGGTACCGGAAGAAACAGAAAAACACCGGCTTCTGGCTGGTTCTCCTGGGCTTTTTCACCCTGGGGCATCAGCTTTCGGAGATTGATATGGTGCGTCTGGTGACCAACTTTCCCGAGGCGTCCCAGAAGATGTCCAAGATTCTCTGGCCCTGGGAAGCGGCGGTGGAATACGATGAGGAGTTGATCCGGGCCTCCGCCCGCATTCTGGTGAGTGAAGAAGGGGAGCTGCCGGCAAACCCCTCTGCTGCGCCGGGAGAGCCGGATATCAGCATAGAACCCCGAAGAGGAAGTCTGGGTACGGTGGATGAAAATTACAACCAGGTTCCCGGTTCCCAAGTCACCATACAGGGCTCGGGTTTCACTCCGAACACCTTCACCGAGATCTGGTGGATTGATGATACCGGCGAAGAGTTCCGCCCCCGGTCTGAAGGAAGATATGTGGGGGCGGTAACCGATGAAAACGGCAATTTCGAGCTCACCATGAACCTGCCCTTTGCCAACACCGTTATCGGTGCCGACGGCGCCGAGTATCACCGCATCGATGCTCGGCAGGTGTTTCAGGTTGGAGCGCCGAAGTTCTCCCGGGATCTGGGGATGATACTCAGCAGAATGCTTGAGACCATCTTCATGGGGATGATGGCCACGGTTTTCGGCATTATCTTTTCCATTCCCATCAGCTTTCTGGCCGCACGGAATATTATGCAGGGCTCAAAGTTCACCATGACTATCTATTATCTGACCAGAATTCTTTTGAACATAGTCCGTTCCATAGAACCCCTGATATGGGCAATTATCGCCGTTGTATGGGTGGGATTGGGACCCTTTGCAGGCATTATCGCCCTCACCATTCACTCCATCGCAGCCCTTGGAAAACTCTATTCCGAGGCCATTGAGGGAATTGATCACGGTCCCATAGAGGCTATCCAGGCCACCGGGGCAACCCGGCTGCAGACCATCGTGTTTGCGGTAATTCCCCAGATGATCAGTCCCTTCGTATCGTTCTCCATCTACCGATGGGACATCAACGTCCGCATGTCCACCATCATCGGTCTGGTGGGAGGCGGAGGTATCGGCTTCCTGCTGGTGCAGTACACCCGGCTTCTGGAGTACGAACTTGCGGGAATAGCGGTGTGGTTTATTGCCATTACCGTGGCAATTCTGGACTACGTATCCGCAGAGATCCGTGCCCGCTTCGTGTAG
- the phnC gene encoding phosphonate ABC transporter ATP-binding protein: protein MLEIQHLSKTYDDGTQALKDVSFHLEQGEFLVIIGLSGSGKSTLLRCINRLVDPTEGAILLDGEDVAAAEGNSLRNFRRRMGMIFQHFNLVKRSSVLTNVLSGRLGYVNPWKSLLHRFPKSDRDKAKSALERVGLEAQTHKRADELSGGQQQRVGIARALMQEPDLILADEPVASLDPVLAHSIMGYLEKLNKEENMTVLCSLHYLDLVQRYATRVIGLKDGKVVYNGTGEDIRKITDEEFKEIYGEEAVRVGAAGLSAEGGEA from the coding sequence GTGCTTGAAATTCAACATTTATCTAAAACATACGACGACGGAACCCAGGCCCTGAAAGATGTGAGCTTTCATCTTGAGCAGGGTGAATTTCTGGTAATTATCGGATTGTCCGGTTCGGGCAAGTCCACGCTGCTTCGCTGCATCAATCGTCTGGTGGATCCCACAGAGGGGGCCATTCTTCTGGACGGGGAGGATGTGGCAGCAGCAGAAGGCAACAGTCTCCGGAACTTCCGCCGGCGGATGGGGATGATTTTCCAGCATTTTAATCTGGTAAAGCGCTCATCTGTGCTCACCAATGTGCTCTCGGGACGTCTGGGCTATGTGAACCCGTGGAAGTCCCTCCTCCACCGTTTTCCGAAATCGGACAGAGACAAGGCGAAAAGCGCACTGGAACGGGTGGGGCTGGAAGCACAGACGCATAAACGGGCGGATGAGCTGTCCGGCGGACAGCAGCAGCGGGTGGGAATTGCCCGGGCCCTTATGCAGGAACCGGATCTCATCCTCGCCGACGAACCGGTTGCAAGTCTGGATCCGGTTCTCGCCCATTCCATCATGGGGTATCTGGAAAAACTGAACAAAGAGGAGAACATGACCGTTCTCTGCTCACTCCACTATCTGGATCTGGTTCAGCGCTACGCAACCCGGGTTATCGGACTGAAGGATGGAAAGGTGGTGTATAACGGCACCGGGGAAGATATCCGCAAAATCACCGATGAAGAGTTTAAGGAAATCTACGGTGAAGAGGCCGTACGGGTCGGCGCCGCCGGTCTGTCGGCAGAAGGGGGTGAAGCATGA
- a CDS encoding UPF0182 family protein: MYVLLFALTAAAGGFFILQAVRKKKAGPAVIGVGILLALLVFTWFMDFWGEKLWFDSLGYTDRFWTEFAARVVTGAAFFLMGGLASLLFAHSVNGMRKSYRLLFAGSAALISGFIGAGQWENALRFLRGGSGGISDPILGIDAGFYLFTLPFLRGVYALLITLAVFFVLLGSMSANPRGLSLLRNSLFASNTPNRDRTESPDKENDPDKIESRDGSYTAIIAASVFLLLVLSYNLILTRFELLFDTQGVVSGPGWTSVNIRMPMLLAAAGLGVVAAGLLSIPGLRRQLSRKGAAILSRFSSRKLPGAFWAPASVFTALFALWGIILGLIPWLVQSLLVAPNEITYEQPYIEHNIAFTRKAFSLDTVQEREFSVDGDFTPQAVETNRGIIDNTRLWDWRALSSVYEQFQEIRLYYEFGDIDVDRYTIDGENRTVMVAAREMVTENLPEQSRNFVNRRFKYTHGYGIAMNTVNEFTSSGLPHLLIRDIPPVSESEELRVDRPEIYYGEKSDSYVIVNSSEEEFDYPEGDSNRYVSYEGQGGVEISGLFRKFMYGYKFGGTKLLFSSYPDAESRIMFHRNIRNRVQEVAPFLEFDRDPYIVLADGKLKWMLDAYTTSASYPYSEHFNSRVFESSFAESGADTLAGRGSRGVNYVRNSVKAVIDPYSGEVNMYIFDESDPVVKVWQRIYPELFQSRDEMPETLEKHIRYPSDFLLMQGEVYAKYHMTDPEVFYNQEDLWVRATEKYYSDVMPVEPYYFMWERPGSDRPEFINMLPYTPKNKQVLIGWIAGVSDPENYGDFIAYKFPKEQRVLGPQQVETKIDQDSFLSGQLSLWDQRGSNVIRGNVLVLPLDGTLLYVEPIYLQSETAAYPELRMVVLMHKDTLSYAETLEEALQGLFDNGQPAAAEASQSSSQDASQTGAQTAEDASGRPSSELIREAQQAFDSYTTATGEGRYEDAARALQQLQNLLQQLGSRE, from the coding sequence ATGTATGTATTGCTATTCGCCCTCACGGCCGCCGCCGGAGGGTTTTTTATTTTACAGGCAGTGAGAAAGAAAAAAGCCGGGCCGGCGGTAATCGGGGTGGGAATTTTACTGGCTCTGTTGGTATTCACCTGGTTTATGGATTTCTGGGGAGAAAAACTGTGGTTTGATTCCCTGGGATACACAGACCGGTTCTGGACAGAATTCGCCGCACGGGTAGTCACCGGAGCAGCGTTCTTTCTCATGGGCGGGCTTGCAAGCCTGCTTTTTGCACATTCCGTGAACGGCATGCGGAAATCCTACCGTCTTCTGTTTGCCGGTTCGGCTGCCCTTATTTCCGGGTTCATCGGGGCCGGGCAGTGGGAAAATGCCCTCAGGTTCCTGCGGGGAGGCTCGGGAGGAATTAGCGATCCCATTCTGGGAATTGATGCGGGATTTTACCTGTTCACCCTTCCCTTCCTGCGGGGCGTCTACGCCCTGCTCATAACCCTGGCGGTGTTCTTTGTTCTGCTGGGCAGCATGTCTGCCAACCCCCGGGGTCTCTCTCTTCTCAGAAATAGTCTTTTCGCCTCCAATACGCCGAACCGGGACCGGACTGAGAGCCCGGATAAAGAGAATGATCCGGATAAAATAGAAAGCCGGGATGGTTCGTACACGGCAATTATTGCAGCATCGGTCTTTCTGCTGCTGGTGCTCTCCTACAACCTCATTCTTACGCGCTTTGAGCTTCTGTTCGACACCCAGGGTGTGGTAAGCGGACCGGGCTGGACAAGCGTGAATATCCGAATGCCCATGCTTCTGGCCGCCGCAGGACTGGGTGTAGTGGCAGCGGGACTTCTTTCCATTCCAGGCCTGCGAAGGCAGCTGAGCAGAAAGGGTGCGGCCATCCTTTCCCGGTTCAGCTCCAGGAAACTTCCTGGGGCATTCTGGGCTCCGGCCTCGGTATTCACCGCCTTATTTGCCCTGTGGGGAATAATCCTGGGACTGATCCCATGGCTGGTGCAGTCTCTGCTGGTTGCACCCAACGAAATCACCTATGAACAACCCTACATAGAGCACAATATTGCGTTCACCCGCAAGGCGTTCAGCCTGGACACGGTTCAGGAGCGTGAGTTCTCCGTTGACGGGGATTTCACCCCCCAAGCGGTGGAGACCAACCGTGGAATTATCGACAACACCCGTTTATGGGACTGGCGGGCATTGAGCTCTGTGTATGAACAGTTTCAGGAAATCCGTCTGTATTACGAGTTTGGTGATATTGACGTGGACCGCTACACCATCGACGGAGAGAACCGCACCGTCATGGTGGCCGCCAGGGAGATGGTCACAGAGAACCTTCCCGAGCAAAGCCGCAACTTCGTGAACCGCAGGTTCAAGTACACCCACGGCTACGGCATTGCCATGAACACGGTAAACGAGTTCACTTCATCCGGACTGCCCCACCTGCTCATCCGGGACATTCCGCCGGTGAGCGAAAGTGAAGAGCTGAGGGTGGACAGACCGGAGATTTACTACGGAGAAAAAAGCGATTCCTACGTGATCGTAAACAGCAGCGAGGAGGAATTCGATTATCCCGAAGGGGATTCAAACCGCTATGTGAGCTATGAAGGACAGGGCGGAGTGGAAATCTCCGGTCTGTTCAGGAAATTCATGTACGGCTACAAATTCGGGGGCACCAAACTGCTGTTTTCCAGTTATCCGGATGCGGAGAGCAGGATAATGTTTCACCGGAACATCCGAAACCGGGTACAGGAAGTTGCACCCTTTCTGGAGTTCGACAGGGATCCTTATATCGTGCTGGCCGACGGTAAGCTGAAATGGATGCTGGATGCATACACCACCTCGGCATCCTACCCCTACAGCGAACATTTCAACTCCAGAGTATTTGAATCCAGCTTCGCAGAATCAGGGGCGGACACCCTTGCCGGCCGGGGAAGCCGGGGCGTGAACTATGTGCGCAACTCGGTGAAGGCGGTGATCGACCCCTACAGCGGGGAAGTGAATATGTACATATTCGATGAATCTGACCCGGTGGTCAAAGTGTGGCAGCGCATTTATCCCGAACTGTTTCAAAGCCGGGATGAGATGCCCGAAACTCTGGAAAAACATATCCGCTATCCCTCGGATTTTCTCCTGATGCAGGGGGAAGTGTACGCCAAATACCACATGACCGATCCTGAAGTATTCTACAACCAGGAAGACCTGTGGGTGCGGGCCACGGAAAAATACTACAGCGATGTAATGCCCGTTGAACCCTACTATTTTATGTGGGAGCGTCCCGGGTCGGACAGGCCGGAGTTTATCAACATGCTCCCCTACACTCCAAAAAACAAACAGGTTCTCATCGGATGGATTGCCGGGGTAAGCGATCCGGAAAACTACGGAGACTTCATTGCCTATAAATTCCCCAAGGAACAGCGAGTGCTGGGACCTCAGCAGGTTGAGACGAAGATCGACCAGGACAGTTTCCTGTCCGGGCAGCTTTCGCTGTGGGATCAGCGTGGCTCCAACGTAATCCGGGGCAATGTGCTGGTACTTCCCCTGGACGGCACCCTGCTTTACGTCGAACCCATCTATCTACAGTCGGAAACCGCAGCGTACCCGGAACTGCGGATGGTGGTGCTCATGCACAAAGACACCCTCTCCTATGCGGAAACCCTGGAAGAAGCGCTTCAGGGACTTTTCGACAACGGGCAGCCCGCCGCTGCGGAAGCTTCACAATCTTCCTCACAGGATGCCTCCCAAACAGGCGCCCAAACTGCAGAAGACGCATCGGGACGGCCAAGCTCTGAACTGATCCGTGAAGCCCAACAGGCCTTCGACAGCTACACAACAGCCACAGGGGAAGGCAGGTATGAAGATGCCGCCCGGGCCCTCCAACAGCTGCAGAATCTGCTTCAACAGCTGGGTTCCCGGGAGTGA